Genomic window (Candidatus Eisenbacteria bacterium):
CGCGGGCGACGCGAGACGAGCGAGGAGCTTCGGCTCGCCAGGGGCCGCTTCCGTGCGGTAGACGACGTAGGCGCGCGGCAGCGCGCGCGGGTTCTCGAGGATCGTGAAATCTTCGACGTCGTCGACCGCGCGCATGCCGCGGGCCTCGAAGGCGTTCCTCAACTCCCGGCGTCCGCCCTTCGGGACGACGACCCAGCGCACCGCCGCCACGTCGAGGAGCTGCGCGCGCGCCACGAAGTCCTGTGGCCTGTTGATCCAATCGAGCGACGCCGGCGCGGGCCGTCGGTTCCTGCTCGGCAAACCGGGGAACGCGGCGCTGAAGTACGCGTTCTGTCGTTCGAGCAGGAGCGGCTCGTAGTCGAACAACGATCGCACGCCGTGGAGCGTCGCGAGGCGCGGGAAGAGGTCCGTCAGGCGATCCTGCGCAATCCACACCCGGCCGTCGCCCTGGAGCGCCACCAGGCGCTCGTAGAGGGCGTCGCGGCGGTGATACCGCGCGCCTGCAGCCGCGTCGTAGGGTAGGAGCCCGGGAAGGGGTGCGACGCCGACCAGCGCGAGCGCCGCGACGGTGACCCCGAGCGCCTGCGCCGGGGCGCGTGCATCCATCCTCGCGGTCGCCGCGATCGCGAGCGCGACCGCGCCGAGAAGCACGCCTACGATCGCGTAACCCTCCCAGAAGAGATAGGCGGCGGGTGCGAGAGGGAGGAGGAGCAGGGCGTCGCGCGCCCGCGACGGACGCGTGTCACGAACCCAGCGCAGGAGGACGTCGGTGCCCGCGGCGGCGAGGAGGGCGAAGGCAAATCCCGCGAGCACGAGGATGCGCGCGGGCGTCCGGAACCAGGTGAGGAGCGGGAGTCCCCGGTAGAGCGCGAAGGTCGCCGGAATACCGGGCCCGAGGGAGAAGCACGACGTGAGCGCTATCGTGCCGACGGCCCACCACACGACGGCGCGGGCGTCGCGCGCCGCGACCGCGAACGGCACGAGCGACCAGCCGACGGCGGTGAACCCTGCGAAGCCTCCGGCGACGAGCACGCTCTGCAGCGTTCCCCCGAAGCCGGCGGGGAACATGCTCGCGAGGTCGAGCTCCCCGGCCCCCCGCAAGCCGGCGCCGGCGAGCTCGCGTCCGGGCAGGAGCGTGATCATGCCGGCGAGCGTGCCGACCCCGATCGCGATGCCGAATGCGATCGCGACGCGCACCTCTCCCGCGATCGAGCGTCCGTGCGCGAGGAGCAGGGCTACGAGCAGCGTTCCCCACGCGTAGAGGATGAACACGGTTCCCTGCGGGCCGCCGGCGAGCCAGCTCATGCCGAGCGTGGCGGCGAGCGCGGCGATCCACTTCCGGCCTCCCTCGACGACGAGCCCGTGGGTCGTGAGGCACCCGAGCGGCAGCCACGCGACGGCCTCGAGCAGATACGGCCACGCGAGCCACTCGGAGAACATGCCGCGCAGGACGAAGAGCAGGGCACCTATCGCTGCCGCCGCCCAGCCGAAGCCCAGGCGGCGCGCGAAGGCCGCCGTCGACACCGCCGCCAGGAGCACGTGCAACAGGGTCGAGACGAAGAGCGCCGCGTACGTCGGCAGCACGAGATAGAGTACGTGCGGCGGATAGAAGAAGCCGGTCTGGAGCGACCCCAGCCACGGAAAGCCGCACGACTGATACGGATTCCAACGCAGCAGCTCGCCGCGCGCGAGGTGGCCGAAGAACGCGGCGTAGCTCGGATAGAAGTAGATGCGGAGGTCCGCCGTCCGGACACCCTGCGCGTCGACCGGCGTGGCCAGGCGGACGTACCACACGACGGCGACGAGCAGGCAGAGCCCGGCCGCGCGGACCGCGATCCCTCGCTTGGGCACGCGCACGAGGAGCTACGCGAGCGCGCGCGTGGGGGTCAAGCGTCGGACGCTACGGCTCCACGACCTGGACGGCGTGACCGTCGGGATCCCGAACCGTCGCGCCGCGATGAAAACCCTCCGGGTCCGCCGGCACGTCGACGGCGCCCGCGGAGACGAACGGCGCGCTCGCGGCCCGCAGCTTCGCCGCCGCGTCTGCGACGCTCGCCGTCGCGACGCGCGTCTGCCAGTGCACGAGGTCGTTCGCGCGCTCGTCCGCGGGGTACGGGCGACCCGTGCGCGGCACCCGGTACTCGAGCAGCTCGATGCCGGGTCCCCCCGCCGCGCGCAGGCCCGTGATGTGGAGCCGCGCCCCCTCGACGTTGTTCAAGTGCTCCTGCTCGACGCCGAAGTTGTCGCTCGTGCCGACGACGTGCAGGCCGAGCACGCCCTCGTAGAACCGCAGGCTCGCGCGCGTGTCCGCGACCACGATCGCGGTGTGGTCGATGCCCAGGAAGAGGCTGCCGGTCTCGCGCTGCCAGCGCGGGTCCCCCTTGCCGGGCGGGAAGTGGATCAGCTCGAGCGGATGGCCATCGGGATCCTTGAAGTAGAATGCCTCGATGCCGCCCGCGTCGACGTTCCAGTCGGGCAGCCGCTGCGGGCCGGTCGACGCGTGCTCGAC
Coding sequences:
- a CDS encoding YfhO family protein yields the protein MPKRGIAVRAAGLCLLVAVVWYVRLATPVDAQGVRTADLRIYFYPSYAAFFGHLARGELLRWNPYQSCGFPWLGSLQTGFFYPPHVLYLVLPTYAALFVSTLLHVLLAAVSTAAFARRLGFGWAAAAIGALLFVLRGMFSEWLAWPYLLEAVAWLPLGCLTTHGLVVEGGRKWIAALAATLGMSWLAGGPQGTVFILYAWGTLLVALLLAHGRSIAGEVRVAIAFGIAIGVGTLAGMITLLPGRELAGAGLRGAGELDLASMFPAGFGGTLQSVLVAGGFAGFTAVGWSLVPFAVAARDARAVVWWAVGTIALTSCFSLGPGIPATFALYRGLPLLTWFRTPARILVLAGFAFALLAAAGTDVLLRWVRDTRPSRARDALLLLPLAPAAYLFWEGYAIVGVLLGAVALAIAATARMDARAPAQALGVTVAALALVGVAPLPGLLPYDAAAGARYHRRDALYERLVALQGDGRVWIAQDRLTDLFPRLATLHGVRSLFDYEPLLLERQNAYFSAAFPGLPSRNRRPAPASLDWINRPQDFVARAQLLDVAAVRWVVVPKGGRRELRNAFEARGMRAVDDVEDFTILENPRALPRAYVVYRTEAAPGEPKLLARLASPAFDPLGSALVENLRPIGNPAASRGHAATIVVDEPERVEIEAELAASGLLVLADTYAPGWVATVDGAAAEIFPTNELFRGVLVPPGRHRIRFEYPATSLLVGALCSLAGWIVVGFLWVGRDRSEA
- a CDS encoding VOC family protein gives rise to the protein MTRALVLLAVLALGTARAAAFVTAVESIGLTVSDMERSLAFYTTVLPFQKVSDVEVAGSEYEKLTGVFGCRLRIVRLRLGDELVELTEFIAPRGRRAPDDARSNDRWFQHVAIVVRDMQQAYATLRAQRVEHASTGPQRLPDWNVDAGGIEAFYFKDPDGHPLELIHFPPGKGDPRWQRETGSLFLGIDHTAIVVADTRASLRFYEGVLGLHVVGTSDNFGVEQEHLNNVEGARLHITGLRAAGGPGIELLEYRVPRTGRPYPADERANDLVHWQTRVATASVADAAAKLRAASAPFVSAGAVDVPADPEGFHRGATVRDPDGHAVQVVEP